atctatttattcatattttcttgacattatcattttagtataagtaaatataacgggtaagtgttaaccccgtttaaccaaacAAAGTTATATTATCTTCCAACCACTTCACCcgagtaaaaagttttaaccccgttaaactttaacatcgggtagccgtgtaccgggtgcaatacccgaggcatataaaAAGGAAGTGTATACCACTTGAACACTCTTTACCACCttctcactctctctcactactttctctctctagacccgatctCGACCCCgaaaaccgcgaattccggcttcctAACATAAGAGTTTCTTCCCTAACTTATTCTAAACATGCATCAATATGTTTATAGCTCAAAAATCGTGTGAATGAGTCAtgatcaaggagtttacggcctaagaagcttcttaggccgtaaacacccaaaacttgGCCAAAAGTCCCATTTTCCCTTCCTTTAAGCTTGGATATTAATTAAGGAAATAgcctagatgagtttggacatgaaaacacaagtttttaaagcctaaaagagggtttacggcccaagcttgtgcttaggccgtaaacacccaatttctATGTTAAAtagccccaaaaactcatctaaggcatGTTAGAATTTAGATATGATCTTACGAAATGCTTAAGGCCATTAAGCAACACATTTTAGAGCCtaaaaggggagtttacggccaagactatgtgggccgtaaacacccaatttccatgccaaaatgtcccaaaaactcacctaaggccttctagaatttagttatgatttaagggagtgcttaggaccatttaacaatccattttgagggacaaaatggagtttacggcccaagcacaagctaggaccgtaaactccctcaaacaCCACCAAATGAAAGTTTTAACCCCCAAATTTGGTCCTAGGCATTCACTAGAAATTTAGGGGATGGAGTAAAGGCCTAATCTTGCATTTTTAGGTGAAGGACAAGATTTTACGGCCAATCCTAggggcttacggctgtaaactcccaaggagtggcctttgggccgtaaactccaagggagtaaactcttggactcccccgtaaCCCCTATTTGGCCTTATACGAtccccgggaaccccttctaagccctaagaccccgaatcaatgctagaatatctaaatatcttaaagaaaagcacaaaatgattaatttcttgtaaaatacatatttcatatgatattagggtcttaaaaggtgcacaagtcctctattggtacaaaacgctcaaccgacactttcacccgatttactcggtttcaggtgagttcatacccctttaatgaacctttcaaatgttttatatgttttagggggggggggggtacaagtcaattatacatgtttatggaaatttatacaagtcaattattcatgttacggaaattaatcacatgtgattcactatccgtagtgcaaattacatgtgatttaccactatgttttataaaaaggattttcgttttcaaaactattttggataaataaacaattttctaaatgttcccgtttgacaagatttttattaaataaattccttataaaatgtaaccacaccaatatatttatataagtaagacttgaaagacttaggaccgatagcttgcCTTTTAACAagatttttgtttctttttattgacaaactaaaaaaaatttatatagtcaaaatataattatttttctgtagtttgttttattaatataaattgaattatttagttattcatcattttgtttgtatatattttttgaaattttattttaaaaaatacttaatatttacaGTTTGATATGTaatgttttgtttaaaaaaaatatttaaagtttatatcttcatatatatatatatatatatatatatatatatatatatatataatcaacatGTGTAGTATACGAGTTTTACACCTAATAAGGTAACAAATGACAAAAGAAAAATACAATatacattaattaggaggtctaataagatgacacatgttaaaaggagaataaaactattattttattagaatagagaGATTATATATAACAATACTaagtgtgagacccatgtattatatgagtttatttaaaataaaaattaaatataaaattctaaacatttaagaAGTTTAAatctataagaaaaaaaatattgaattataaaaattcaagtggttttttttctcttttaaatttaaagaaataatttagataaataaataaataaaattaataaaactttaacttggtaattttgaaattagaagaaaagtttataaatgaaattgatatacatttattattacatttaatattatgtagaatttaataaaatggaaaaaccataaaatgacatgtggaataaaaattaattaaaattaccataaaattacatgtggcaaaatgaataagaatgtGACATGTGAGAAAAAGATCTTTATTTAGTATTGTAGAGATTTAATAGTGATGTTGGTTGGAATATTTATGACATCTTCTTAACGGTATAAATTACTggatattatatataatttaataataaatttatgataaaaaaaacattttatatacaaatatgatgaatgtagaaaaaagaaaaataaatattgAAAGATAAATATACAATATATCGGTATTAATTAAAGAGTAACAGATGTAAAAATAAAAGAACCATTCTATAAAGAAATGAGTGGGGACACGAACCTATTTTTGCTACCAAATTAAAACAACCTTTATttacaaatgaaattgaaaagaaCCCTTtttacccaaaaaaaaaaaaaaaaaaaaaaaaaaaaaaaaaaaaaaaaaaaaaactcaatgtcGTTAGAACTTTAGATTACTTTTTATTTAAAGAGTACATTTTTATTTTTGCACCAAACTTCTATATCTTCTAAAACATTGTTCATATTagataataaattatatatatatatatatatatatatatatatatatatatatatatatatatatatatatatatatatatatatataaataaagaaaaccACTTACAGTATTCGTATTATAACTAGGATTTTACCCGCCACACGTTACAGCGacaataatgtatttaaaaaGTAGTAGAAAGTAAGTTGTTATGTTGACCAGGAACTTAAGAAGATTTAAATTGACAaagtatataaaatataatagtttGGGACGAAAGTCATACCAAACAAAGATAATCAAAACCATATTATATATGACACcagtgttgcaaaactcggccTACTCGGCCGAGTACTCGGCCAATTACTCGGAATCGGTCCTCCACCGAGGCGAGTAATGTGAACTCGGCCAAAAAACTCGGATTCagtcaaactcggtcaaaaatcggtcaaactcgggcctactcggtcttactcgggcctactcggtcaaactcggccaactcggtcaaaatcggtcaaactcggtcaaagggtcaaaattgtcataaaatgaaaaaaaatcaagaatttcaagattaatatgtataatgcacttagtgatttattatttaacacacacatgtgattattactacatatatattttaaattttcagtaattagtCACATAGTGAGACAATTGTGTGTATTTTAGTTTTTacgtattcacatgtatctattTTTGGTTATgtatttcaatcaaattatgattttaacttatgattttggcatatataatttttcaaaaaatatttctacacaaattaccgaatccgagtactccccgagtactcccggGTACTCCCGAGcagtgttgcaaaactcggccTACTCGGTCGAGTACTCGGCCGATTACTCGGAATTGGTCCTCCACCGAAGCGAGTAATGTGAACTCGGCCAAAAAACTCGGATTCAATCAAACTCGGTCAAAAATCagtcaaactcggtcaaaaatcggtcaaactcgggcctactcggtcaaactcggccaactcggtcaaaatcggtcaaactcggtcaaagggtcaaaattgtcataaaatgagaaaaaatcaagaatttcaagatgtgattattactacatatatatcttaaattttcagtaattagtCACATAGTGAGACAATTGTGTGTATTttagtttttatgtattcacatgtatctattTTTGATTATgtatttcaatcaaattatgattttaacttataattttggcatatataattttccaaaaaatatttatacacaaattaccgaatccgagtactcccgagtactcgctactccccagtcggccgagcaggtaccgagtagcgagttctacaaccttgtgtGACAcgcatataaaaataaataactaagatttttttaaattaaaaaacggaaattcaaataattaaaaacgTATTATATGTGTCCTGACTTAGACGTAAGAAATGTACATAAACATAAGCacgaaaagataaaaaaaaaattacgttGAGACGTAGATAGACTTAAATTTATACCCACATGTACATAAAAAATTATTTGTTTTAAATCAACAAACTAAAGTTATAAATTTACGCTAAAACAATTTACGTCGAAACGTTGGTCACCTCtaatttatatccacacatacaaAAGGTTACAAAATTAGAGGGGTGATAACCGTAGAAAAATTAGATTATATACATATTGTCGGGGATAAAATAaaaagtttagaaaataaaaGGGATGAAATTGATATTTTCCAAAGTTTGAATACATCAtgaatatgataaaaaaaataataggtTGAAAATGTCATTCTATAAAGTATAAAGACAGTAATATAAACATAATATGGGGTTTAAATtgtcaaaagtaaaaaaaaaatgaatgttaGAGGAttgaaaatagaaaataaaaaaaaagtggaAGGGAAGGAAAGAAAAAATAAGGCCGCCGACATTcgtttttagaatatatatataagttgatTGTCAAATTGAGTTGCAATAGTTTTAGCAAAATGGATGATAACCGAGTTATGTTGATATTGCGCATATAAATAAAAacatgttttataaaataaaaacgtGTGTAAATTAAGTTATTTTATATgcattttatattatttaatttgttaaatGGATAGAAACATGTTTAATATTTGCGATATACTCCCTCCGTTTCAAATTGATAGTtcacttttgatttttgaagtctttttttcttcaattttgaccttaattatttttatttgtgttatatattacttgataaaatttataataatgaaaaaacatttaaaatacaatccattcatatattttgcatcatgtattatctatcaaaaacaaaaatatttaaggtcaaagttaaaaaaaaaaaaaacgtaaaaAATCAAAAgtagactatcaatttgggacggaggtagtaaTATATAGAGAAAACAAAGTGATGTAACCTTTTGAACttttgaatgtagtcttctatttttttttgtttagtaaattaaatatttgaaaattaataattattatttgtaTTAAAGAATAAAAAATAGGTAAGAGACAGGTATACCACACTAAAAGATGGAATTTGTGGGAGAATGATGTGATTAATACTAACATGGTAGTAAAAAATTAAAGATAACATATACTTAGGCTCAGGGGCGGATCCAAGGGTATCCCGGGATatccattaatttttttttggtggtgtaatttttgtttatgtttcccTAAAAAAAAATCAGTATAATGTATATATACGTATTCCTCCACTTAGGCTAAAGGGAGTGGTAGCACTCTAACATCTTGCCACATCACTTTTTGTTTGCCATATCATCTTTTTATCTTAGCATCTAAAGCTTAACATTTCATAGGGAGTGATAACACTTCTAgcacttcatgttttttttctttttcaaaattaataaaattatatttttttaaaccacAACCAATTAAGattaaataaatgttatttttttaaaaaacaattaatatcaaatcaattatattttttaaaacataaaaatttcatatcaaattaaaaaaaaattacaataagaTTTTTCAGGGGGGTTTGTTTTAATTCtgaaaatttattttgtaaaaaaattgtAAGTTAGGGTCGAAACTGCCATAAAGCTAAAATCAAAGGACCAAATCTGCTAAATGATGATTTATGTGTCTTCTTCCTCCCATCCTGTGCTACCAGACGCAAAAATCCTTTCTTTTTTCATAAGCACAAATCTTTTTTCCTCATATTAAATTAACCTACAAAATTCGATTTCTTGGAAACAAACTCATTTGCCAATCATATTCttccttttctttctctctcatctCGCCAAAAACGTAACGAGAAGGGATTAGCGAGCCCCCTAGCGCTCGCTAAGGGGCGGTGTTCCAGCAAGCTTAACGAGCCTAACGACCGATCATGGCGTCTCCACTCCGTTCAGTCTTATAAACACAAACAATCAGTTGGTCTGTTGGTTAAGGCGTTGACTTATTTAAGTAAAGGTTTTGAGATTAATTCTCGCTTCTTACATATTCTTTGTttacttttgttttattttcccaGCTATTCTATCCCACATCGCTAAACACATGTAAACTCAGCCATTTTTTCTATTATATAAAATTGTTATGCTCATGCTTTATTTGATATGTACTTTGAGTCTCACATCTATTCAAGTATCAAAATATActtcaacttcatgtttatataacaagGGTTGAGGTTAGCTAAGGATTCGATTTTTGATTAAGATTTGGGTTTAAAACCGAACCGGGGAAACCCAAGTGCCCCGGGAAAAAAATTAGGTTACCCTAAAAAAAATTGGGATACCCCTTTACTTTGATTCTGGCTCCACCACTGCTTAGGCTATCAGATGTATTGATCATGAAACACGTGTGAAATTTCTTAACATGAATGAACATTGCCATTTCCAGAAAGTGAGGAGATTGAGCCCACAACCTTACAACCTTCAACGTAAGAGCAACACACATAACCATTTACGCTACACGTATTTTGACTTGCATTTCTaagaattatttattttaaactggATTCATTGTTTCTTTTAAATTCCGCAAAAAACATCTTTATTTTTTCGCAAACTGAAATCACCATCGTGAAAATATTGTCAAAATCACGAAAATCGATAAAATTTGCATAATATTATGCTAGAGCAAAAGTAATTTTGTAAATTTGCGAGTTAAGTGATTATTTTGTGATATCTTCCGAATGATGGATTGTTAGATATTATGAAGGGCCGGACACTTTAATTTTATTCCTTTTAGAAAAGAATTTGTAAAAATTGAAAAGCATGTTCATCTCCTCtaactttttatcaaaaaaatgttTAATTATGGATTAAAAGTTTAGGCAACTTATGTTAGTataatgtatttttatatttatattaaaaatgataTAAGTCACCCTTAAATATCTATATCATCCAGTTCCACAATGAACATGAAAAGTGAACTACAATATCTTCGGAGCAAGGAATGTGATGAACATGATTGAATCTAAAACTTCAACCTTAATTGGGTATTGAAGACAGAACATAAGAATATTTTACCCTGTTAAAAAACATACATTTGACAACAAAAACACCCAAAAGAAGCAAAACAAAATGGTACATGggcttaaaataaataatatttcttattatatatatattttaaacccCCTTTATGAACAGTAAAAGGGGTTCATTTTCACTTTATTTAGAAATAAAAATAGAGATCCAATGTCGTTGaacattaactaaaaaaatacaaataactgAATAAGACACAATTAGGCCATTGGTATTTGTGGTTTGTCAAAACAAACATGGTGAGGACAATTATGATAACACTTAAGCACTTGATCCCATTTTTTATCTGAAATTACTATTTTACTATTCATATGGTTTTTTATTAACTTttctttcttttatatatatatatatatatatatatatatatatatatatatatatatatatatatatatatatatatatatatatatatatatatatatatatatatatatatatatatatatatatatatatatatatatatatatatatatataaacaaaacccTTAACCCTCATCCAACCTAACACTAAAACCTATTCCTCACCTTTCAATCTTACGCCTAGTTTATTAGTTTTAgtaaagaaaaaaaaggaaatgaAGTAAGGAGAGCAATGAAGAGAAATATAAGGGCAAGAAAAACGTATTTTGTGTTTCCGAGACGAAGATAAGTGAATGGAAAATTAAAcattttcttcatttctctctaaaTTCTTCCAAATTGGAAAGAAATTTATGAGAGAGTTTTACTTCCATTTCTTTCCActtcttttttttaattaaaagaaactcaagaacatcaatttctttttattttcttctcaCTTTCATCAAATTctcgtttgttttttttttttttttttttttcttgcatCGTTAAGGTCAACTCAGAAACAGATGGAAGTCGCCACCTCCAGCTACTAATCTGAAAACCAAACGCAAAACCATCACCAATCACCGTTGTCATCAACTGCTGATTTAAGAATCAAATGCATAACCAAGAGGGGCTTGATCCTTTGATGTTGGTAGGGGACTATGGTCTATGGTGGTGGGGGTATGAAAGGGGTGGGGCCATTTCTAATTTAATAATAtagaaattaataataataaaaaatctaGGGAAAAATATCTTTTACACAAATAAAACACCAGCATGCAACATAATCAAACCACGAGGACCAAGTGTGTAGGGGTTTAGATAGTAGTACTGAATCAACACAACCTGTGTTGGCAGACCATAAGGGTAAAAATGTCTTTTATGCTCTTTGAGTTTGGGTAGTTGCCATATTTCATATATGTGTAGGTGTCAAGTGCacgaaaaaacaacaaaaataaaaaacaaatcaaCTTGGTAAATCAAGCAGTTCTAACGCATCAGAAAAAGATTCTTAAAACTGCAAAAAACACAAaacaagaaacacaagttctgtATAACGTTGAAACAAATTGATGACACCTTTATGTGCTCAAAAGTTGTGTCACCTTATAGAAATAAATATCAGCATTAAAACAAAACCTATTTGCTTCTAAATCAAAGAATACAatcttctctctttttttttcttacaaGAAAATCAAAACATCTAGTGTACACCTCTTGTTTAACAAAAGCTAAGCTGCAAAATGTACACCAAGGGAAGAAGAGCTTCTAGAAATCAAAGGATTCATGATTCAATACATTCCCTTGAACACAGGATTTGTTCGACATATGCTCGCCCCATATTCCTCATATTCTGCTTTTGTATGACATGCCTAttcatcaaaaatcaaaaatgtaCAATTTCATCAGACTTGTTCTGTGTTTGACATGTATTGGACTGGAATCTATATAATGatatgaaaatatataaaaaaaaaaattaccgtAAAAAATTCAGGTGTTGATGCAAGTACAGAGCCTCCAAACCATACTGCATATCTCTGGATGGGATGGCTCACAACATTCACTTCAACCGGTTGTGCCTGAACCATTAAGTAAgctatatatatatcagtgttccTTTTTTACTTTTTTACTTAATACAAAAAAGAATAACTTTTTACAATATTTACTTTACACTCCATTATTTAATATCTTTACCTTTACTTCACTACCATGTCTAGCACTAGATGCAAGAACACGTGCATCCACAATCTTCTTTGTATCCCGTTGCAGCCTTCTTTGGAAGTCTTTAAACATGGTGGATCCTCCAGACAACACGATATTCTGTAGTAAGTctcaaataaattaaaattaaattaacttatttttttaatgtaattttctaattatatataactaaataaTGTGTACCTACCTTATATAAAGCTCTTCTTGTGTCAATTGGTGCAGATTGAATACACCTGTCTATTACAGCAGGTAAAGGGGTTGTGAAGTCTTTATCGTATATCTCTGGATTAAAGAAAATCTGCATGATAGAATTATAAACATTATAAGATCACTAAAAAACATAGTGACATCATCtttgaaaataacaaaaatataaatcataaacctCGGGACCAAGAAATCGTTCATATCCAACATCACATGAGTAAGGTGCTCCAGTCTTTGGTTTAATACCTCTCCATTGTTTAACATACTTGGATGGTTCTTTGTCATGTTTATTGTACTCCtatacaattaaaaaaaacataaaaatatgatcataagatcaagaaagttTTTTGTAGCTTTTTCAATTTGCATAGCTATAAAGTTATAAAAGCTACCTTGACAATGTCTGCACATGTGTAGCAATAAGTTTCCTTGATCTTTCGAGCTACTTCAAGTGAATCTTCAGGGGGGACATGCTCTCCTCTTTCCTGCATAAGGAAATATCATGAGAGAATAATTAACACATTCCCccccaaaaaaaatgaaaatgaaaggaAATGGGAATGAACATACACGCATGAGTTGTTGGACAAAGAGAGTAACATCTTTTCCTGAAATTGGTAATGACTTAATGCTGCTTCCAATAACATAACCTTCTGCAACGGGTACAACATGAGTGGCACCATCTCCAACATCTACTACAACACCTGTCATCTCACACTATGCAAATACAATACGATTCATGTAAATACTAAAATCATAAGTTCCCCAGTTTATAATGTATTTTGGGAATTTTATCAAACAGGTGGTGTGCATAGCTGAAAACAACAACAAACCAACCTTAGATGATGTGTATCCAGCAGCAAGAGCAAGTACTGGTTGAACTGCAATATAAAGCCCTGGAACATTGAATGTTTCAAACATAATCTCACCCGTGTACTCTCGACTTTCAGGTGGAGTCAATGGACTCTCTGTTAATAAAAAGTAATGGTCTTCTGGATCACAACGTAAGTAGTTAAATATACATTGCTGCCAAAACCGTTCCATGGCATCCCAATTTTCCACCTGCCCGTGTTTGATTGGGTAGGTTAGACTATAAGTACTGCTGCTTCTTGATTTGGATATG
The genomic region above belongs to Lactuca sativa cultivar Salinas chromosome 4, Lsat_Salinas_v11, whole genome shotgun sequence and contains:
- the LOC111893451 gene encoding actin-related protein 3, which translates into the protein MDPSTSRPAVVIDNGTGYTKMGFAGNVEPCFIAPTVVAVNESFITQPNRSSTKGSSSWLTQHSAGVMADLDFFIGEEAISKSRSSSTYSLTYPIKHGQVENWDAMERFWQQCIFNYLRCDPEDHYFLLTESPLTPPESREYTGEIMFETFNVPGLYIAVQPVLALAAGYTSSKCEMTGVVVDVGDGATHVVPVAEGYVIGSSIKSLPISGKDVTLFVQQLMRERGEHVPPEDSLEVARKIKETYCYTCADIVKEYNKHDKEPSKYVKQWRGIKPKTGAPYSCDVGYERFLGPEIFFNPEIYDKDFTTPLPAVIDRCIQSAPIDTRRALYKNIVLSGGSTMFKDFQRRLQRDTKKIVDARVLASSARHGSEVKAQPVEVNVVSHPIQRYAVWFGGSVLASTPEFFTACHTKAEYEEYGASICRTNPVFKGMY